One Drosophila santomea strain STO CAGO 1482 chromosome X, Prin_Dsan_1.1, whole genome shotgun sequence DNA segment encodes these proteins:
- the LOC120456363 gene encoding uncharacterized protein LOC120456363 isoform X1 codes for MLLAAIGNQENMLPPSGAAIKRKTDPEQQQQRKQHRSNILRCNNSNNSSNNNISSSCSINNSDNRQLQRQQGKMYYNSNSRPFWRKCRSAAPTNPMTTIPTNYDLCNAAAVAAAAATTYDKMQRCNQNSSSSTSNITTTSNIGGGSNKRCPQKYTGNNNLAAASGMLAYQQHATASSAATLQHGSSAGGKNSSRKSRYNSNKQSQQQQHQQQQFEHIQKRNGAAGGSAEAPSTSTWLERGYGRRLTHSSCIEDKFLGQHNPGHRNSTSSEATSEDIDSTSELLNKPKGNSSAGSNTFNNHVAGSSKSRSKRQQKPSVGQQTRNPDQNGQRTGTAGPMAGQKVKQPNAKWRQQQPNPSSNNQQQQQQQQQQQQKRGRNKKSAKCSSNISNSDSNMVKHGGNGQRKTCDSSSSSALSSPTSSPTSSPHANGNRKRIERSLMPGAALEWRRERERGRQNANFLVPPLRQYEQLDLDDTAVVQQLRRHIIDHHLLRVYGFPVESVVHEGAIEIFKCLPHMSFAAALAETAPAVTVINYHDGLTNRVEEEVATSTDSGNSSPRSLDSESGGEWSGSECESSNSSSSSAGDAELSLELKYCQYVQVERSLAKPCARCKRHFLVDELTGQYLTHEECHYHSGKYQRYYDGVCHGRWTCCNEGEESSPGCCLGDRHVWTGSVVGVNGPYYDFVRTEQRGSGEDEPAVYALDCEMSYTGRGLDVTKVSLVALNGQLVYEHFVRPECDIIDYNTQYSGITERDLRSGAKSLAEVQRDLLELITADTILIGHGLDNDLRALRLVHNTLIDTSISFPHCSGFPYRRALRHLTKVHLKREIQSGDGTTGHSCFEDSRACMELMLWRVNRELDPTWSWDD; via the exons ATGCTGCTGGCGGCAATCGGAAACCAGGAAAACATGCTACCGCCCTCCGGAGCAGCAATCAAGCGAAAGACCGATCcagagcaacagcagcaacgcaAGCAGCACAGGAGCAACATCCTCAgatgcaacaacagcaacaacagcagcaacaacaacattagcagcagctgcagcattaACAACAGCGACAATCGACAACTTCAGCGGCAGCAGGGCAAAATGTATTACAACTCCAATTCGCGACCCTTTTGGAGGAAATGCAGATCGGCTGCCCCAACGAATCCAATGACCACAATCCCCACTAACTACGACCTGTGcaacgcagcagcagtagcagcagcagcagcaacaacat aTGACAAAATGCAGCGCTGCAACcagaacagcagcagcagcaccagcaacattaCGACGACCAGCAACATCGGCGGTGGCAGCAACAAACGCTGCCCTCAGAAGTACACCGGCAACAATAACCTAGCCGCCGCCAGCGGCATGTTGGCCTATCAGCAGCAcgccaccgcctcctcggCAGCAACGTTGCAGCACGGCAGCAGCGCCGGTGGCAAGAACTCCTCTCGCAAGAGTCgctacaacagcaacaagcagagtcagcagcaacagcatcagcagcagcagtttgAGCACATCCAGAAGCGGAATGGAGCCGCTGGAGGAAGCGCAGAAGcgccatccacatccacctgGCTCGAACGGGGCTATGGACGCCGGTTGACCCATTCTTCATGCATCGAAG ACAAATTCCTAGGCCAGCACAATCCGGGCCATCGCAATAGCACCAGCAGCGAGGCGACCAGCGAGGACATAGACTCCACTAGCGAGCTCCTAAACAAACCGAAGGGCAACTCAAGCGCCGGCAGCAACACTTTCAACAACCATGTGGCAGGCAGCAGCAAGAGTCGCTCGAAGCGCCAGCAAAAGCCGTCCGTTGGCCAGCAGACTCGCAATCCTGACCAGAATGGCCAGAGGACCGGAACAGCTGGCCCCATGGCGGGCCAGAAGGTCAAGCAGCCGAATGCCAAGTGGCGCCAGCAGCAGCCCAatcccagcagcaacaaccagcagcagcaacaacagcagcagcagcaacagcagaagcgCGGCAGGAACAAGAAGTCCGcaaagtgcagcagcaacatcagcaattCCGACAGCAACATGGTCAAGCATGGCGGCAATGGTCAGCGGAAGACCTGCGACAGCAGCTCCTCCTCTGCGCTGAGCTCGCCCACCAGTTCACCAACCAGTTCCCCCCACGCCAACGGCAATCGGAAGCGGATCGAACGCTCCTTGATGCCAGGCGCCGCTCTGGAATGGCGGCGGGAGCGGGAGCGTGGTCGCCAGAACGCCAACTTCCTGGTGCCTCCCCTCCGCCAGTACGAGCAACTGGATCTGGACGACACAGCCGTGGTGCAGCAACTGCGTCGGCACATCATAGATCACCATCTGCTGAGGGTCTACGGCTTTCCCGTAGAGTCGGTGGTCCATGAAGGCGCCATCGAAATCTTCAAGTGCCTGCCGCACATGAGCTTCGCAGCTGCGCTGGCGGAAACCGCACCGGCAGTCACGGTGATCAACTACCACGACGGACTGACCAACCGCGTTGAGGAGGAGGTGGCCACCTCGACCGACTCCGGCAACAGTTCGCCCCGCTCCTTGGACTCCGAATCGGGCGGCGAGTGGAGCGGCAGCGAGTGCGAGTCCTCGAactcatcctcctcctccgccggcgACGCCGAGTTGAGTCTCGAGCTCAAGTACTGCCAGTATGTGCAGGTGGAAAGGAGTCTGGCCAAGCCGTGTGCACGCTGCAAGCGCCACTTTCTGGTGGACGAGCTGACGGGCCAATACCTGACCCACGAGGAGTGCCACTACCACTCCGGCAAGTACCAGCGTTACTACGATGGCGTCTGCCACGGACGCTGGACGTGCTGCAACGAGGGCGAGGAATCCTCGCCGGGATGCTGCCTGGGCGACCGGCATGTGTGGACGGGATCGGTGGTGGGGGTCAATGGGCCCTACTACGACTTCGTTAGGACTGAGCAGCGAGGATCCGGCGAGGACGAGCCCGCCGTGTACGCCCTGGACTGCGAGATGAGCTATACGGGTCGTGGTCTGGACGTGACCAAGGTCTCCCTGGTGGCACTCAATGGCCAATTGGTGTATGAGCACTTTGTTCGGCCCGAGTGCGACATAATTGACTACAACACCCAGTATTCGGGCATTACGGAAAGGGATCTGCGTTCCGGAGCCAAGAGTCTGGCCGAGGTGCAGCGGGATCTGCTCGAGCTGATCACGGCGGACACCATCCTCATCGGACACGGGCTGGACAACGATCTGCGGGCACTGCGCTTGGTGCACAACACCCTGATCGACACCTCCATCAGCTTCCCGCACTGCAGTGGGTTTCCCTACCGCCGGGCCCTGCGTCACCTGACCAAGGTGCACCTGAAGCGGGAGATCCAGAGCGGTGATGGCACCACGGGACACAGCTGCTTCGAGGACTCGCGGGCCTGCATGGAGCTGATGCTGTGGAGGGTCAACCGCGAGCTGGATCCCACTTGGAGCTGGGACGATTGA
- the LOC120456366 gene encoding uncharacterized protein LOC120456366 translates to MRPKTEMNLQTQTSIWINKSFESSLLSSSKPVPSGSVDYHAMGSAKANRKGKRAATYSRFSRSDRAAEDLAHQFASLAVKPNDAVASSANEPFFASNLKYYPHLPQPTWACHYQTYAEVKALWLEGNNSQLRGPIPPSARPRRDNSFTHEVPDEPPKPVPNRRYSVNRRNGARTGKPMPSFVFTVNNHLPGQAYPEVQMQQGQPVQDLKEKGGSSNKPATSISKGAIPKQPKKFALSYKKWKD, encoded by the exons ATGAGGCCAAAAACGGAAATGAATCTGCAGACGCAGACCAGCATTTGG ATTAACAAGAGTTTCGAATCGTCGTTGCTGAGCTCTTCCAAGCCGGTGCCATCTGGTTCGGTTGACTACCATGCCATGGGTTCTGCGAAGGCCAACCGGAAGGGGAAAAGGGCTGCGACCTATTCGCGTTTCAGTCGCTCCGATCGAGCCGCCGAGGATTTGGCCCATCAATTTGCCAGCTTGGCCGTGAAGCCAAACGACGCTGTGGCTTCCAGCGCGAATGAGCCGTTCTTCGCCAGCAACCTGAAGTACTATCCTCACCTGCCGCAGCCCACTTGGGCGTGCCACTACCAGACCTATGCCGAAGTCAAGGCGCTCTGGCTAGAAGGTAATAACTCGCAACTTCGTGGCCCCATCCCACCGTCGGCGCGTCCGCGTCGTGATAATTCCTTTACCCATGAGGTCCCGGATGAGCCACCGAAGCCAGTTCCGAACCGCCGCTACTCGGTGAACCGCCGCAATGGCGCCCGCACTGGCAAACCAATGCCCAGTTTTGTCTTTACGGTCAATAACCATTTGCCAGGTCAAGCCTATCCGGAGGTCCAGATGCAGCAGGGGCAGCCAGTGCAGGATCTTAAGGAGAAGGGCGGCTCCTCCAACAAGCCAGCTACTTCGATCTCGAAAGGCGCCATCCCGAAGCAGCCCAAGAAGTTCGCCTTGTCCTACAAGAAATGGAAGGACTAA
- the LOC120456363 gene encoding uncharacterized protein LOC120456363 isoform X4 yields the protein MQRCNQNSSSSTSNITTTSNIGGGSNKRCPQKYTGNNNLAAASGMLAYQQHATASSAATLQHGSSAGGKNSSRKSRYNSNKQSQQQQHQQQQFEHIQKRNGAAGGSAEAPSTSTWLERGYGRRLTHSSCIEDKFLGQHNPGHRNSTSSEATSEDIDSTSELLNKPKGNSSAGSNTFNNHVAGSSKSRSKRQQKPSVGQQTRNPDQNGQRTGTAGPMAGQKVKQPNAKWRQQQPNPSSNNQQQQQQQQQQQQKRGRNKKSAKCSSNISNSDSNMVKHGGNGQRKTCDSSSSSALSSPTSSPTSSPHANGNRKRIERSLMPGAALEWRRERERGRQNANFLVPPLRQYEQLDLDDTAVVQQLRRHIIDHHLLRVYGFPVESVVHEGAIEIFKCLPHMSFAAALAETAPAVTVINYHDGLTNRVEEEVATSTDSGNSSPRSLDSESGGEWSGSECESSNSSSSSAGDAELSLELKYCQYVQVERSLAKPCARCKRHFLVDELTGQYLTHEECHYHSGKYQRYYDGVCHGRWTCCNEGEESSPGCCLGDRHVWTGSVVGVNGPYYDFVRTEQRGSGEDEPAVYALDCEMSYTGRGLDVTKVSLVALNGQLVYEHFVRPECDIIDYNTQYSGITERDLRSGAKSLAEVQRDLLELITADTILIGHGLDNDLRALRLVHNTLIDTSISFPHCSGFPYRRALRHLTKVHLKREIQSGDGTTGHSCFEDSRACMELMLWRVNRELDPTWSWDD from the exons ATGCAGCGCTGCAACcagaacagcagcagcagcaccagcaacattaCGACGACCAGCAACATCGGCGGTGGCAGCAACAAACGCTGCCCTCAGAAGTACACCGGCAACAATAACCTAGCCGCCGCCAGCGGCATGTTGGCCTATCAGCAGCAcgccaccgcctcctcggCAGCAACGTTGCAGCACGGCAGCAGCGCCGGTGGCAAGAACTCCTCTCGCAAGAGTCgctacaacagcaacaagcagagtcagcagcaacagcatcagcagcagcagtttgAGCACATCCAGAAGCGGAATGGAGCCGCTGGAGGAAGCGCAGAAGcgccatccacatccacctgGCTCGAACGGGGCTATGGACGCCGGTTGACCCATTCTTCATGCATCGAAG ACAAATTCCTAGGCCAGCACAATCCGGGCCATCGCAATAGCACCAGCAGCGAGGCGACCAGCGAGGACATAGACTCCACTAGCGAGCTCCTAAACAAACCGAAGGGCAACTCAAGCGCCGGCAGCAACACTTTCAACAACCATGTGGCAGGCAGCAGCAAGAGTCGCTCGAAGCGCCAGCAAAAGCCGTCCGTTGGCCAGCAGACTCGCAATCCTGACCAGAATGGCCAGAGGACCGGAACAGCTGGCCCCATGGCGGGCCAGAAGGTCAAGCAGCCGAATGCCAAGTGGCGCCAGCAGCAGCCCAatcccagcagcaacaaccagcagcagcaacaacagcagcagcagcaacagcagaagcgCGGCAGGAACAAGAAGTCCGcaaagtgcagcagcaacatcagcaattCCGACAGCAACATGGTCAAGCATGGCGGCAATGGTCAGCGGAAGACCTGCGACAGCAGCTCCTCCTCTGCGCTGAGCTCGCCCACCAGTTCACCAACCAGTTCCCCCCACGCCAACGGCAATCGGAAGCGGATCGAACGCTCCTTGATGCCAGGCGCCGCTCTGGAATGGCGGCGGGAGCGGGAGCGTGGTCGCCAGAACGCCAACTTCCTGGTGCCTCCCCTCCGCCAGTACGAGCAACTGGATCTGGACGACACAGCCGTGGTGCAGCAACTGCGTCGGCACATCATAGATCACCATCTGCTGAGGGTCTACGGCTTTCCCGTAGAGTCGGTGGTCCATGAAGGCGCCATCGAAATCTTCAAGTGCCTGCCGCACATGAGCTTCGCAGCTGCGCTGGCGGAAACCGCACCGGCAGTCACGGTGATCAACTACCACGACGGACTGACCAACCGCGTTGAGGAGGAGGTGGCCACCTCGACCGACTCCGGCAACAGTTCGCCCCGCTCCTTGGACTCCGAATCGGGCGGCGAGTGGAGCGGCAGCGAGTGCGAGTCCTCGAactcatcctcctcctccgccggcgACGCCGAGTTGAGTCTCGAGCTCAAGTACTGCCAGTATGTGCAGGTGGAAAGGAGTCTGGCCAAGCCGTGTGCACGCTGCAAGCGCCACTTTCTGGTGGACGAGCTGACGGGCCAATACCTGACCCACGAGGAGTGCCACTACCACTCCGGCAAGTACCAGCGTTACTACGATGGCGTCTGCCACGGACGCTGGACGTGCTGCAACGAGGGCGAGGAATCCTCGCCGGGATGCTGCCTGGGCGACCGGCATGTGTGGACGGGATCGGTGGTGGGGGTCAATGGGCCCTACTACGACTTCGTTAGGACTGAGCAGCGAGGATCCGGCGAGGACGAGCCCGCCGTGTACGCCCTGGACTGCGAGATGAGCTATACGGGTCGTGGTCTGGACGTGACCAAGGTCTCCCTGGTGGCACTCAATGGCCAATTGGTGTATGAGCACTTTGTTCGGCCCGAGTGCGACATAATTGACTACAACACCCAGTATTCGGGCATTACGGAAAGGGATCTGCGTTCCGGAGCCAAGAGTCTGGCCGAGGTGCAGCGGGATCTGCTCGAGCTGATCACGGCGGACACCATCCTCATCGGACACGGGCTGGACAACGATCTGCGGGCACTGCGCTTGGTGCACAACACCCTGATCGACACCTCCATCAGCTTCCCGCACTGCAGTGGGTTTCCCTACCGCCGGGCCCTGCGTCACCTGACCAAGGTGCACCTGAAGCGGGAGATCCAGAGCGGTGATGGCACCACGGGACACAGCTGCTTCGAGGACTCGCGGGCCTGCATGGAGCTGATGCTGTGGAGGGTCAACCGCGAGCTGGATCCCACTTGGAGCTGGGACGATTGA
- the LOC120456363 gene encoding uncharacterized protein LOC120456363 isoform X3 — MHFFLEDFLQVHLLKIYDKMQRCNQNSSSSTSNITTTSNIGGGSNKRCPQKYTGNNNLAAASGMLAYQQHATASSAATLQHGSSAGGKNSSRKSRYNSNKQSQQQQHQQQQFEHIQKRNGAAGGSAEAPSTSTWLERGYGRRLTHSSCIEDKFLGQHNPGHRNSTSSEATSEDIDSTSELLNKPKGNSSAGSNTFNNHVAGSSKSRSKRQQKPSVGQQTRNPDQNGQRTGTAGPMAGQKVKQPNAKWRQQQPNPSSNNQQQQQQQQQQQQKRGRNKKSAKCSSNISNSDSNMVKHGGNGQRKTCDSSSSSALSSPTSSPTSSPHANGNRKRIERSLMPGAALEWRRERERGRQNANFLVPPLRQYEQLDLDDTAVVQQLRRHIIDHHLLRVYGFPVESVVHEGAIEIFKCLPHMSFAAALAETAPAVTVINYHDGLTNRVEEEVATSTDSGNSSPRSLDSESGGEWSGSECESSNSSSSSAGDAELSLELKYCQYVQVERSLAKPCARCKRHFLVDELTGQYLTHEECHYHSGKYQRYYDGVCHGRWTCCNEGEESSPGCCLGDRHVWTGSVVGVNGPYYDFVRTEQRGSGEDEPAVYALDCEMSYTGRGLDVTKVSLVALNGQLVYEHFVRPECDIIDYNTQYSGITERDLRSGAKSLAEVQRDLLELITADTILIGHGLDNDLRALRLVHNTLIDTSISFPHCSGFPYRRALRHLTKVHLKREIQSGDGTTGHSCFEDSRACMELMLWRVNRELDPTWSWDD; from the exons ATGCATTTCTTTCTCGAAGATTTCCTGCAAGTACATCTACTTAAGATTT aTGACAAAATGCAGCGCTGCAACcagaacagcagcagcagcaccagcaacattaCGACGACCAGCAACATCGGCGGTGGCAGCAACAAACGCTGCCCTCAGAAGTACACCGGCAACAATAACCTAGCCGCCGCCAGCGGCATGTTGGCCTATCAGCAGCAcgccaccgcctcctcggCAGCAACGTTGCAGCACGGCAGCAGCGCCGGTGGCAAGAACTCCTCTCGCAAGAGTCgctacaacagcaacaagcagagtcagcagcaacagcatcagcagcagcagtttgAGCACATCCAGAAGCGGAATGGAGCCGCTGGAGGAAGCGCAGAAGcgccatccacatccacctgGCTCGAACGGGGCTATGGACGCCGGTTGACCCATTCTTCATGCATCGAAG ACAAATTCCTAGGCCAGCACAATCCGGGCCATCGCAATAGCACCAGCAGCGAGGCGACCAGCGAGGACATAGACTCCACTAGCGAGCTCCTAAACAAACCGAAGGGCAACTCAAGCGCCGGCAGCAACACTTTCAACAACCATGTGGCAGGCAGCAGCAAGAGTCGCTCGAAGCGCCAGCAAAAGCCGTCCGTTGGCCAGCAGACTCGCAATCCTGACCAGAATGGCCAGAGGACCGGAACAGCTGGCCCCATGGCGGGCCAGAAGGTCAAGCAGCCGAATGCCAAGTGGCGCCAGCAGCAGCCCAatcccagcagcaacaaccagcagcagcaacaacagcagcagcagcaacagcagaagcgCGGCAGGAACAAGAAGTCCGcaaagtgcagcagcaacatcagcaattCCGACAGCAACATGGTCAAGCATGGCGGCAATGGTCAGCGGAAGACCTGCGACAGCAGCTCCTCCTCTGCGCTGAGCTCGCCCACCAGTTCACCAACCAGTTCCCCCCACGCCAACGGCAATCGGAAGCGGATCGAACGCTCCTTGATGCCAGGCGCCGCTCTGGAATGGCGGCGGGAGCGGGAGCGTGGTCGCCAGAACGCCAACTTCCTGGTGCCTCCCCTCCGCCAGTACGAGCAACTGGATCTGGACGACACAGCCGTGGTGCAGCAACTGCGTCGGCACATCATAGATCACCATCTGCTGAGGGTCTACGGCTTTCCCGTAGAGTCGGTGGTCCATGAAGGCGCCATCGAAATCTTCAAGTGCCTGCCGCACATGAGCTTCGCAGCTGCGCTGGCGGAAACCGCACCGGCAGTCACGGTGATCAACTACCACGACGGACTGACCAACCGCGTTGAGGAGGAGGTGGCCACCTCGACCGACTCCGGCAACAGTTCGCCCCGCTCCTTGGACTCCGAATCGGGCGGCGAGTGGAGCGGCAGCGAGTGCGAGTCCTCGAactcatcctcctcctccgccggcgACGCCGAGTTGAGTCTCGAGCTCAAGTACTGCCAGTATGTGCAGGTGGAAAGGAGTCTGGCCAAGCCGTGTGCACGCTGCAAGCGCCACTTTCTGGTGGACGAGCTGACGGGCCAATACCTGACCCACGAGGAGTGCCACTACCACTCCGGCAAGTACCAGCGTTACTACGATGGCGTCTGCCACGGACGCTGGACGTGCTGCAACGAGGGCGAGGAATCCTCGCCGGGATGCTGCCTGGGCGACCGGCATGTGTGGACGGGATCGGTGGTGGGGGTCAATGGGCCCTACTACGACTTCGTTAGGACTGAGCAGCGAGGATCCGGCGAGGACGAGCCCGCCGTGTACGCCCTGGACTGCGAGATGAGCTATACGGGTCGTGGTCTGGACGTGACCAAGGTCTCCCTGGTGGCACTCAATGGCCAATTGGTGTATGAGCACTTTGTTCGGCCCGAGTGCGACATAATTGACTACAACACCCAGTATTCGGGCATTACGGAAAGGGATCTGCGTTCCGGAGCCAAGAGTCTGGCCGAGGTGCAGCGGGATCTGCTCGAGCTGATCACGGCGGACACCATCCTCATCGGACACGGGCTGGACAACGATCTGCGGGCACTGCGCTTGGTGCACAACACCCTGATCGACACCTCCATCAGCTTCCCGCACTGCAGTGGGTTTCCCTACCGCCGGGCCCTGCGTCACCTGACCAAGGTGCACCTGAAGCGGGAGATCCAGAGCGGTGATGGCACCACGGGACACAGCTGCTTCGAGGACTCGCGGGCCTGCATGGAGCTGATGCTGTGGAGGGTCAACCGCGAGCTGGATCCCACTTGGAGCTGGGACGATTGA
- the LOC120456363 gene encoding uncharacterized protein LOC120456363 isoform X2, whose product MEQITNYFEHMDYVSFGVVALPCVVIAVYGFLQVASGLAKCKNDKMQRCNQNSSSSTSNITTTSNIGGGSNKRCPQKYTGNNNLAAASGMLAYQQHATASSAATLQHGSSAGGKNSSRKSRYNSNKQSQQQQHQQQQFEHIQKRNGAAGGSAEAPSTSTWLERGYGRRLTHSSCIEDKFLGQHNPGHRNSTSSEATSEDIDSTSELLNKPKGNSSAGSNTFNNHVAGSSKSRSKRQQKPSVGQQTRNPDQNGQRTGTAGPMAGQKVKQPNAKWRQQQPNPSSNNQQQQQQQQQQQQKRGRNKKSAKCSSNISNSDSNMVKHGGNGQRKTCDSSSSSALSSPTSSPTSSPHANGNRKRIERSLMPGAALEWRRERERGRQNANFLVPPLRQYEQLDLDDTAVVQQLRRHIIDHHLLRVYGFPVESVVHEGAIEIFKCLPHMSFAAALAETAPAVTVINYHDGLTNRVEEEVATSTDSGNSSPRSLDSESGGEWSGSECESSNSSSSSAGDAELSLELKYCQYVQVERSLAKPCARCKRHFLVDELTGQYLTHEECHYHSGKYQRYYDGVCHGRWTCCNEGEESSPGCCLGDRHVWTGSVVGVNGPYYDFVRTEQRGSGEDEPAVYALDCEMSYTGRGLDVTKVSLVALNGQLVYEHFVRPECDIIDYNTQYSGITERDLRSGAKSLAEVQRDLLELITADTILIGHGLDNDLRALRLVHNTLIDTSISFPHCSGFPYRRALRHLTKVHLKREIQSGDGTTGHSCFEDSRACMELMLWRVNRELDPTWSWDD is encoded by the exons ATGGAGCAAATAACGAACTACTTCGAGCACATGGATTACGTGTCCTTCGGCGTGGTGGCTCTGCCCTGCGTCGTCATCGCCGTCTACGGATTCCTGCAGGTGGCCAGCGGCCTGGCCAAGTGCAAAA aTGACAAAATGCAGCGCTGCAACcagaacagcagcagcagcaccagcaacattaCGACGACCAGCAACATCGGCGGTGGCAGCAACAAACGCTGCCCTCAGAAGTACACCGGCAACAATAACCTAGCCGCCGCCAGCGGCATGTTGGCCTATCAGCAGCAcgccaccgcctcctcggCAGCAACGTTGCAGCACGGCAGCAGCGCCGGTGGCAAGAACTCCTCTCGCAAGAGTCgctacaacagcaacaagcagagtcagcagcaacagcatcagcagcagcagtttgAGCACATCCAGAAGCGGAATGGAGCCGCTGGAGGAAGCGCAGAAGcgccatccacatccacctgGCTCGAACGGGGCTATGGACGCCGGTTGACCCATTCTTCATGCATCGAAG ACAAATTCCTAGGCCAGCACAATCCGGGCCATCGCAATAGCACCAGCAGCGAGGCGACCAGCGAGGACATAGACTCCACTAGCGAGCTCCTAAACAAACCGAAGGGCAACTCAAGCGCCGGCAGCAACACTTTCAACAACCATGTGGCAGGCAGCAGCAAGAGTCGCTCGAAGCGCCAGCAAAAGCCGTCCGTTGGCCAGCAGACTCGCAATCCTGACCAGAATGGCCAGAGGACCGGAACAGCTGGCCCCATGGCGGGCCAGAAGGTCAAGCAGCCGAATGCCAAGTGGCGCCAGCAGCAGCCCAatcccagcagcaacaaccagcagcagcaacaacagcagcagcagcaacagcagaagcgCGGCAGGAACAAGAAGTCCGcaaagtgcagcagcaacatcagcaattCCGACAGCAACATGGTCAAGCATGGCGGCAATGGTCAGCGGAAGACCTGCGACAGCAGCTCCTCCTCTGCGCTGAGCTCGCCCACCAGTTCACCAACCAGTTCCCCCCACGCCAACGGCAATCGGAAGCGGATCGAACGCTCCTTGATGCCAGGCGCCGCTCTGGAATGGCGGCGGGAGCGGGAGCGTGGTCGCCAGAACGCCAACTTCCTGGTGCCTCCCCTCCGCCAGTACGAGCAACTGGATCTGGACGACACAGCCGTGGTGCAGCAACTGCGTCGGCACATCATAGATCACCATCTGCTGAGGGTCTACGGCTTTCCCGTAGAGTCGGTGGTCCATGAAGGCGCCATCGAAATCTTCAAGTGCCTGCCGCACATGAGCTTCGCAGCTGCGCTGGCGGAAACCGCACCGGCAGTCACGGTGATCAACTACCACGACGGACTGACCAACCGCGTTGAGGAGGAGGTGGCCACCTCGACCGACTCCGGCAACAGTTCGCCCCGCTCCTTGGACTCCGAATCGGGCGGCGAGTGGAGCGGCAGCGAGTGCGAGTCCTCGAactcatcctcctcctccgccggcgACGCCGAGTTGAGTCTCGAGCTCAAGTACTGCCAGTATGTGCAGGTGGAAAGGAGTCTGGCCAAGCCGTGTGCACGCTGCAAGCGCCACTTTCTGGTGGACGAGCTGACGGGCCAATACCTGACCCACGAGGAGTGCCACTACCACTCCGGCAAGTACCAGCGTTACTACGATGGCGTCTGCCACGGACGCTGGACGTGCTGCAACGAGGGCGAGGAATCCTCGCCGGGATGCTGCCTGGGCGACCGGCATGTGTGGACGGGATCGGTGGTGGGGGTCAATGGGCCCTACTACGACTTCGTTAGGACTGAGCAGCGAGGATCCGGCGAGGACGAGCCCGCCGTGTACGCCCTGGACTGCGAGATGAGCTATACGGGTCGTGGTCTGGACGTGACCAAGGTCTCCCTGGTGGCACTCAATGGCCAATTGGTGTATGAGCACTTTGTTCGGCCCGAGTGCGACATAATTGACTACAACACCCAGTATTCGGGCATTACGGAAAGGGATCTGCGTTCCGGAGCCAAGAGTCTGGCCGAGGTGCAGCGGGATCTGCTCGAGCTGATCACGGCGGACACCATCCTCATCGGACACGGGCTGGACAACGATCTGCGGGCACTGCGCTTGGTGCACAACACCCTGATCGACACCTCCATCAGCTTCCCGCACTGCAGTGGGTTTCCCTACCGCCGGGCCCTGCGTCACCTGACCAAGGTGCACCTGAAGCGGGAGATCCAGAGCGGTGATGGCACCACGGGACACAGCTGCTTCGAGGACTCGCGGGCCTGCATGGAGCTGATGCTGTGGAGGGTCAACCGCGAGCTGGATCCCACTTGGAGCTGGGACGATTGA
- the LOC120455646 gene encoding uncharacterized protein LOC120455646, producing the protein MEQQLEKVLAEIAARQDTVGALLANRQGLCLGTKGDIDPNVSGIGMAISEQVAKLEPNATVPATICLYSGNKRCVIQKDGEITGVIFKQQTGTSATATSN; encoded by the exons ATGGAGCAGCAACTGGAGAAGGTCTTGGCGGAAAT CGCCGCACGGCAGGACACTGTGGGAGCTCTGCTGGCCAATCGCCAGGGATTATGTTTGGGCA CCAAGGGAGACATTGATCCGAACGTGTCCGGCATCGGAATGGCCATTTCCGAGCAGGTGGCCAAGCTGGAGCCGAATGCCACGGTTCCGGCCACGATTTGCCTTTACAGCGGGAACAA ACGCTGTGTTATCCAGAAGGATGGCGAGATCACGGGCGTTATCTTCAAGCAGCAGACGGGTACATCGGCGACCGCCACCAGCAACTAA